The following coding sequences lie in one Flavobacterium sediminis genomic window:
- the nqrE gene encoding NADH:ubiquinone reductase (Na(+)-transporting) subunit E, whose product MELLQLFLKSIFIDNMVFATFLGMCSYLAVSKKVSTAVGLGAAVIFVMFVTVPVNYLLDQYLLRPGALAWLGEEYAEYDLSFLTFILFIATIATMVQLVEMIVEKFAPALYNSLGIFLPLIAVNCAILGGSLFMQQKEFANITEATVYGVGSGIGWFLAILAIGAIREKIRYSNVPPAFRGLGITFILTGLMAIGFMSFGGMLTGGDEAPKKEVVENIAPAQEEIPVEVVPDSTVVETVKDSLTEIAQN is encoded by the coding sequence ATGGAATTATTACAATTATTTTTAAAGTCAATTTTTATTGATAATATGGTATTCGCTACATTCTTAGGAATGTGTTCTTACCTTGCGGTTTCTAAAAAAGTATCTACAGCTGTAGGTCTTGGTGCTGCGGTAATCTTCGTAATGTTTGTAACGGTACCGGTTAACTACTTGTTAGATCAATATTTACTTCGCCCGGGAGCTTTGGCTTGGTTAGGAGAAGAATATGCAGAATATGATTTAAGTTTTCTTACCTTCATTTTATTCATTGCTACAATTGCTACTATGGTACAGTTGGTGGAAATGATCGTTGAGAAATTTGCTCCGGCATTATATAACTCATTAGGGATCTTTTTACCCTTGATCGCGGTAAACTGTGCGATCTTAGGAGGTTCGTTGTTCATGCAACAAAAAGAATTTGCTAATATTACTGAAGCAACAGTTTATGGAGTAGGTTCAGGTATAGGATGGTTCTTGGCTATTTTAGCAATTGGTGCTATTCGTGAAAAGATCAGATATTCAAACGTTCCGCCGGCTTTCAGAGGTTTAGGTATTACCTTTATTTTAACCGGTTTAATGGCTATCGGATTCATGTCATTCGGTGGTATGTTAACAGGTGGTGATGAAGCTCCTAAAAAAGAAGTGGTAGAAAACATCGCTCCGGCACAAGAAGAAATTCCTGTAGAAGTAGTGCCTGATTCTACTGTTGTGGAAACTGTAAAAGATTCATTAACCGAAATAGCACAAAATTAA
- a CDS encoding Na(+)-translocating NADH-quinone reductase subunit F, whose protein sequence is MEELSLQELHQIAMNHVGKDLESKDFEFIAINSQLRKHPQFICVDKANTLHFVMVQVVLYPENPNEYDVVFMETFLKHAKEKKAKVLFAGVGIANATDFELPIYRTSDYIINYDGFKVLL, encoded by the coding sequence ATGGAAGAACTAAGCTTGCAAGAATTGCATCAAATAGCAATGAATCACGTGGGGAAAGATTTAGAATCTAAAGATTTTGAATTCATCGCCATAAACAGTCAGTTGCGAAAACATCCGCAGTTTATTTGTGTCGATAAAGCCAATACATTGCACTTTGTTATGGTACAGGTTGTTTTATATCCTGAGAATCCTAATGAATACGATGTGGTCTTTATGGAAACTTTTTTAAAGCATGCTAAAGAGAAAAAAGCTAAGGTGCTGTTTGCCGGTGTAGGAATAGCAAATGCCACTGATTTTGAATTACCGATTTACAGAACGTCAGATTATATTATCAATTATGATGGATTTAAAGTTTTATTATAG
- a CDS encoding FAD:protein FMN transferase: protein MMDLKFYYSLILGLLLWSCQQPEEETFFVIQGQAQGSTYSIKYIAKEELVSKIEIDSLLEAFDNSLSTYKSTSKIAKVNSGDTTIVVDKWFTDTFNASQKIYKETNGLFDPTIGVLVNAYGFGPGHQHHNLSPYQIDSLLQYVGFSKVKISPSQTIHKDFPQTYFDFNAIAQGYSVDVTVDFLKSKGIQDAIVEIGGELFAIGKNTIQDKNWIVGIDDPLQTPEERKLIATIAVENLGMATSGNYRKVITDSITGEKFVHTINPKTGKPQKSNVLSATVLASTCMMADGYATAFMVMSLEQGKEFLKKHPELYVMIMYADENNKLQQLQTENFKLLLK, encoded by the coding sequence ATGATGGATTTAAAGTTTTATTATAGCCTGATATTAGGGCTGCTTTTATGGAGCTGTCAACAACCTGAAGAAGAGACGTTTTTCGTCATTCAAGGACAAGCTCAGGGAAGTACATACAGTATAAAATATATTGCTAAAGAAGAATTAGTAAGCAAAATTGAGATTGATTCTTTATTGGAAGCTTTTGATAATTCTCTTTCCACCTATAAATCAACATCAAAGATTGCAAAAGTTAATTCAGGTGATACAACAATAGTTGTTGATAAATGGTTTACTGATACTTTTAATGCGTCTCAAAAGATATATAAGGAAACGAACGGTTTGTTTGATCCTACTATCGGAGTTTTGGTCAATGCTTATGGATTTGGTCCGGGACATCAGCACCATAACCTGAGTCCGTATCAAATTGATAGTTTGCTACAATATGTCGGTTTTTCCAAAGTGAAGATCAGTCCAAGCCAAACTATTCATAAAGATTTTCCGCAAACGTATTTTGATTTCAATGCTATAGCGCAAGGTTATTCAGTAGATGTAACGGTTGATTTTTTGAAATCAAAAGGGATTCAGGACGCTATTGTCGAAATCGGAGGAGAGTTGTTTGCTATAGGAAAAAATACGATTCAAGATAAAAACTGGATAGTCGGAATAGATGATCCGCTGCAAACACCCGAAGAAAGAAAATTGATCGCAACGATAGCAGTTGAAAATTTAGGGATGGCTACATCCGGAAATTACAGAAAAGTAATAACTGATTCGATAACCGGAGAAAAATTTGTGCATACTATTAATCCGAAAACCGGAAAGCCACAAAAAAGTAATGTGCTTAGCGCAACGGTTTTGGCTTCCACATGTATGATGGCTGATGGTTATGCGACAGCCTTTATGGTAATGTCTTTAGAGCAAGGGAAAGAATTCTTGAAAAAGCATCCTGAATTGTATGTAATGATTATGTATGCAGATGAAAATAATAAATTACAACAACTACAAACAGAAAATTTTAAATTACTTTTAAAATAA
- a CDS encoding class I SAM-dependent methyltransferase, with the protein MKKLFKLVLNTIPRPILIRLSIVVRPVLAFLLKGNRYTDPIDGKSFRMFLPYGYGNQRNNVLSPSTLSLERHRLLWLYLQNETDFFSSEKKLKVLHFAPEQEFYKRFKKQANLEYTTTDLLSPLADVKADICNLPFKNNSYDIVFCNHVLEHIPDDTKAMQELYRVMKPGGWGIFQIPQDLNRAVTFTDDSITDPKERAKIFGQYDHVRVYGRDYFDKLRSIGFKVNEVDYTAKLSPEQVDRYCLAKGEIIPVVFK; encoded by the coding sequence ATGAAGAAATTATTCAAGCTTGTTTTAAATACTATTCCCCGTCCTATCTTAATCCGTTTGAGTATAGTGGTACGACCTGTTCTGGCTTTTCTGTTGAAAGGAAATCGCTATACGGATCCTATTGACGGCAAAAGCTTCCGTATGTTCTTACCTTATGGCTACGGAAACCAACGCAATAATGTACTCTCACCCAGTACACTTTCTTTAGAAAGACATCGTTTATTGTGGTTGTACCTGCAAAATGAAACTGATTTTTTCAGCTCTGAAAAGAAGCTAAAGGTTCTGCATTTTGCTCCGGAACAGGAATTTTACAAGCGTTTTAAAAAACAAGCCAATTTAGAATACACCACAACCGACCTGTTATCACCATTAGCCGATGTAAAAGCCGATATCTGTAATTTGCCTTTTAAAAACAACAGCTATGACATTGTTTTTTGCAACCATGTGTTAGAGCACATTCCTGATGACACAAAAGCAATGCAGGAATTATATCGGGTAATGAAACCGGGAGGTTGGGGAATCTTCCAGATCCCACAAGACTTAAACCGTGCTGTTACGTTTACGGATGACAGTATTACGGATCCTAAAGAGCGCGCTAAAATTTTCGGACAGTACGACCATGTACGCGTTTACGGGAGGGATTATTTTGACAAACTGCGAAGCATCGGCTTCAAAGTAAACGAAGTAGACTATACCGCAAAACTATCACCGGAACAAGTAGATCGCTATTGTTTAGCCAAAGGCGAAATCATTCCGGTCGTTTTTAAATAG
- the map gene encoding type I methionyl aminopeptidase has product MIVLKTKEEIELMRESALIVSKTLGMLAKEVKPGVTSLYLDKLAEEFIRDYGAEPAFLGMYGFPNSLCMSPNAQVVHGIPNNTPLQEGNIISVDCGALKNGFYGDHAYTFEVGEIAPETKELLKITKESLYVGIRETRAGNRVEDIGYAIQQYCEKHGYGVVRELCGHGLGRKMHEDPEVPNYGKRGRGKKLVNGMVLAIEPMINLGTKNIRQHKDGWTITTADGKPSAHFEHDVAIIDGKPELLSTFAYIYEALGITSNEEDGLRQVPLVL; this is encoded by the coding sequence ATGATTGTTTTAAAAACTAAAGAAGAAATCGAATTAATGCGCGAAAGTGCTTTGATTGTTTCTAAAACATTAGGCATGCTTGCCAAAGAAGTTAAACCCGGTGTTACCTCATTATATTTAGATAAATTAGCAGAAGAATTCATCAGAGACTACGGAGCAGAACCTGCCTTTTTAGGAATGTATGGCTTTCCGAACTCACTTTGTATGAGTCCTAATGCTCAAGTTGTACATGGTATTCCGAATAATACTCCGTTACAGGAAGGCAACATCATCTCTGTGGATTGTGGTGCTTTAAAAAATGGCTTTTACGGAGATCACGCTTATACTTTTGAAGTAGGTGAAATAGCTCCCGAAACTAAAGAGCTTTTAAAAATAACAAAAGAATCATTATACGTAGGAATTCGTGAAACCAGAGCAGGAAATCGTGTGGAAGACATTGGTTATGCAATTCAGCAATATTGTGAAAAACACGGTTATGGTGTTGTCCGTGAATTGTGCGGACATGGTTTAGGTCGAAAAATGCACGAAGACCCTGAAGTACCGAACTATGGTAAAAGAGGTCGCGGTAAAAAATTAGTGAACGGAATGGTTCTGGCTATAGAACCAATGATCAATCTGGGGACTAAAAACATTCGTCAGCATAAAGACGGTTGGACAATTACAACTGCTGACGGTAAACCAAGTGCTCACTTTGAACATGATGTTGCTATTATTGACGGTAAACCTGAGTTGCTTTCAACATTTGCTTACATCTACGAAGCGTTAGGCATTACCAGTAATGAAGAAGATGGTCTGAGACAAGTTCCTTTAGTGTTATAA
- a CDS encoding acetyl-CoA hydrolase/transferase family protein yields MSKYVSAADALKVVQSGNRVYVQAAAATPTALTKALADRAGELRNVEVCHLHTEGEAAYANLDLAESFHVNSFFIGANVRHTLKAGNGSYTPVFLSELPHLFRNKIVHLDVALIHVSPPDSHGYCSLGVSVEATVAAIENAKYIIAQVNPNMPRTFGDGVLHVSEIDYLVEVNEPIYAHEVAPFTKEEEKIGEYIASLIEDRSTLQMGIGSIPNAALSKLVHHKDLGLHTEMFSDGVIDLIEKDVINCNYKGVLRGRALATFLVGSKRLYDFVDDNPFLVMKESSMVNDTAFIRKNPKMVAINSAIEVDLTGQVCADSIGTRMYSGVGGQMDFIRGASLSEGGKAIIALPSVTKRGESRIVPFLKEGAGVVTTRAHVHYVITENGIADLYGKTLQQRQKELVRIAHPDHQEAIERAFSTMK; encoded by the coding sequence ATGAGTAAGTATGTTTCGGCTGCAGATGCTTTAAAAGTAGTGCAGTCGGGTAATAGGGTTTATGTGCAGGCGGCTGCGGCTACACCAACAGCCCTGACAAAGGCTTTGGCAGACAGAGCCGGGGAACTTCGCAATGTAGAAGTTTGTCATTTGCACACAGAAGGAGAAGCTGCTTATGCCAACCTAGATCTGGCTGAGAGTTTTCATGTGAATTCTTTTTTTATCGGGGCTAATGTTCGTCACACGCTGAAAGCAGGGAACGGATCTTATACTCCGGTTTTTTTGAGCGAACTACCTCATTTGTTTCGCAATAAGATCGTACATTTAGACGTAGCGCTTATTCACGTTTCACCACCTGATAGTCATGGCTATTGTTCTTTAGGGGTCTCCGTTGAGGCTACTGTGGCAGCTATTGAAAATGCTAAATACATTATCGCTCAGGTAAATCCGAATATGCCCAGAACTTTCGGAGACGGTGTGTTGCATGTAAGTGAGATCGATTATCTGGTTGAAGTCAATGAACCGATCTATGCTCATGAGGTAGCACCGTTTACCAAAGAAGAAGAAAAGATAGGGGAATATATAGCCTCATTGATAGAAGACAGAAGTACGTTGCAAATGGGGATCGGTTCTATTCCTAATGCGGCTTTAAGTAAACTGGTCCATCACAAAGATCTGGGACTGCATACAGAAATGTTTTCAGACGGGGTAATAGACCTGATCGAAAAAGATGTGATCAATTGTAATTATAAAGGTGTTTTGAGAGGTAGAGCTCTGGCTACATTTTTAGTAGGTTCTAAACGGTTGTATGATTTTGTAGATGATAATCCGTTTTTAGTAATGAAAGAATCCTCTATGGTAAATGATACGGCTTTTATTCGTAAGAATCCTAAAATGGTAGCTATTAATTCGGCTATTGAAGTGGATTTGACCGGACAGGTTTGTGCAGATTCCATTGGGACAAGAATGTATTCAGGGGTTGGTGGCCAAATGGATTTTATAAGAGGGGCCTCTTTAAGTGAAGGCGGAAAAGCAATTATTGCTCTGCCATCTGTGACTAAGAGAGGAGAAAGCCGAATTGTTCCGTTCTTAAAAGAAGGAGCCGGAGTGGTTACAACGCGGGCACATGTTCATTATGTGATTACGGAAAACGGAATTGCTGATTTGTATGGAAAAACATTACAGCAGCGCCAAAAAGAATTAGTTAGAATTGCACATCCAGATCATCAGGAGGCAATAGAAAGGGCCTTTAGTACTATGAAATAG
- a CDS encoding RNA recognition motif domain-containing protein — MNIFVGSLPYNVEEADLREYFEEYGEVTSAKLITDKFTGRSKGFGFIEMPDDEAAQKAIDELNGAKIDGRSIVVNKSEPKPQGERKPFNRNGGGNRGGFSNSRDNNRGRY; from the coding sequence ATGAACATTTTTGTAGGAAGCCTTCCTTATAACGTAGAGGAAGCAGATTTAAGAGAGTATTTTGAGGAATACGGTGAAGTAACTTCAGCTAAACTGATAACGGATAAATTTACCGGAAGAAGTAAAGGTTTTGGCTTCATTGAAATGCCTGATGATGAAGCGGCACAAAAAGCAATTGACGAGCTTAATGGTGCTAAGATTGACGGTCGTTCAATTGTGGTAAACAAATCAGAACCGAAACCGCAAGGAGAAAGAAAACCTTTCAATAGAAATGGTGGTGGAAACAGAGGAGGTTTTTCGAACTCAAGAGACAACAATAGAGGACGTTACTAA